In Chiloscyllium punctatum isolate Juve2018m chromosome 52, sChiPun1.3, whole genome shotgun sequence, a single genomic region encodes these proteins:
- the LOC140470726 gene encoding histone H2B type 1-O-like, with protein MADEKKAQQTSKKGAKKIIKKAPAKGGKKRKRTRKESYSIYIYKVMKQVHSDTGISSKAMSIMNSFVNDIFERIAGEASRLAHYNKRSTISSREIQTAVRLLLPGELAKHAVSEGTKAVTKYTSSK; from the coding sequence ATGGCTGATGAGAAGAAAGCTCAGCAAACCTCGAAGAAGGGCGCGAAGAAAATCATCAAGAAGGCGCCAGCGAAGGGCGGCAAGAAGAGGAAAAGGACTAGGAAAGAAAGTTACTCCATCTATATCTACAAAGTGATGAAGCAGGTTCACTCCGACACCGGCATCTCCTCCAAGGCCATGAGCATCATGAACTCGTTCGTCAACGATATTTTCGAGCGCATCGCGGGGGAGGCTTCCCGCCTGGCCCATTACAACAAGCGCAGCACCATCAGCTCCCGGGAGATCCAGACCGCCGTAcggctgctgctgcccggggagCTGGCCAAGCACGCCGTGTCGGAGGGTACAAAGGCGGTGACCAAGTACACCAGCTCCAAGTGA